A single Candidatus Poribacteria bacterium DNA region contains:
- the mnmE gene encoding tRNA uridine-5-carboxymethylaminomethyl(34) synthesis GTPase MnmE: FHDTIAAIATARGEAGIGIVRVSGDLALPIAAELFRSPRGVSPTELSTHTLTYGHVIDTNASDEVIDEVLLGVMHAPNTYTGEDSVEFNCHGGIVTLTAVLDLVVKSGARVAEPGEFTKRAFLNGRLDLAQAEAVAELIASKTDLSRKIAIDALAGKLSDTVNSLSDQLADLLAEIEASIDFPEEDLDFMKVETQLGAARAVQNDLTALLNTADDGRIITEGVNVAILGKPNVGKSSLLNALVGATRAIVTDIPGTTRDTIEETINVNGIPLKLIDTAGIRQTDDIVEQQGVERSKAVIDRAELLLLMFDASQPLNAADLELLQTAQSAKAILILNKVDLRVVTPPTTLLVHCPKKRIVETAIPDGKGLDALKSTISEELLGGELVVGESPIVTNARHQEALRRANEGLNYAIESLENGMPPDLVAVDLRIGLDGLGDIVGKTTTEDILDRIFSQFCVGK; the protein is encoded by the coding sequence TTTCCACGATACGATCGCAGCCATCGCAACAGCACGCGGCGAAGCCGGCATCGGCATCGTCCGAGTGAGTGGGGACCTTGCCCTACCGATTGCTGCTGAATTGTTCCGATCACCGCGCGGTGTGTCTCCTACAGAATTGTCAACGCATACACTCACTTATGGACATGTTATAGATACGAACGCGTCCGATGAGGTCATCGACGAAGTGTTACTCGGTGTCATGCACGCACCGAACACATATACCGGTGAAGACAGCGTCGAATTTAACTGCCACGGCGGAATCGTGACGCTCACGGCAGTGTTGGACCTGGTGGTGAAGAGCGGGGCACGAGTCGCTGAACCCGGTGAATTTACAAAACGTGCTTTCCTCAATGGAAGACTGGATTTAGCACAAGCGGAAGCCGTCGCCGAACTTATCGCCTCAAAAACGGATCTCAGCCGAAAGATCGCTATAGACGCACTCGCTGGAAAACTCTCTGATACTGTAAATTCTCTCAGCGACCAACTCGCTGACTTGCTCGCAGAAATTGAAGCTTCCATCGACTTCCCCGAGGAAGATTTGGATTTCATGAAGGTGGAAACGCAACTTGGAGCGGCGCGTGCTGTTCAAAACGACTTAACGGCACTGCTCAACACCGCCGACGATGGTAGAATTATCACCGAAGGAGTCAATGTCGCTATACTCGGGAAACCGAACGTCGGGAAATCAAGTCTGCTCAATGCGCTCGTTGGTGCGACACGCGCAATCGTTACAGATATACCCGGCACAACACGCGATACAATTGAGGAAACGATTAATGTCAACGGCATCCCCTTGAAACTTATTGATACTGCTGGGATTCGACAGACAGATGATATTGTAGAGCAACAAGGTGTTGAGCGAAGCAAAGCGGTGATTGACAGGGCGGAGTTATTACTGTTGATGTTTGATGCTTCGCAACCGCTGAACGCCGCAGATCTGGAACTCTTGCAAACAGCGCAATCAGCCAAGGCAATTCTTATTCTCAACAAGGTGGATCTACGAGTTGTGACACCGCCAACGACATTGCTTGTGCACTGTCCTAAAAAACGGATTGTCGAGACAGCGATTCCTGATGGCAAAGGGCTTGATGCCCTAAAGTCTACAATCTCTGAGGAATTGCTTGGAGGTGAATTAGTCGTCGGTGAATCGCCGATTGTAACAAACGCTCGCCACCAGGAAGCGCTCCGACGCGCGAACGAGGGACTCAATTATGCGATAGAGAGTCTCGAAAATGGTATGCCTCCTGATCTTGTCGCTGTCGATCTGCGGATCGGTTTGGATGGTCTCGGAGACATCGTCGGTAAGACGACAACTGAAGATATTTTGGATAGAATCTTCTCTCAGTTCTGCGTCGGAAAGTAA
- a CDS encoding transposase, translating to MKRKWKRIKKIDNQIMDGLHKHTTKFVKLCESRSIGTIVLGDLTGVRENINYGKRANQKLHQWAFGKITQLITYKARTLGIKVEVIDESYTSQTCPHCGNRKKPTNRNYTCKCGFTYHRDGVGAINIRQKYLGYLGVPVAATMASPVGIRLEVRCCSA from the coding sequence GTGAAACGCAAATGGAAACGCATCAAAAAGATTGATAACCAGATAATGGACGGCTTACACAAACACACTACAAAGTTTGTAAAGTTGTGTGAATCGCGTAGTATTGGCACCATTGTGCTTGGCGATTTAACTGGCGTTCGTGAAAATATCAACTATGGCAAGCGTGCGAATCAAAAGTTACACCAGTGGGCATTTGGTAAAATCACACAACTCATCACCTACAAAGCCAGGACTTTAGGTATCAAAGTGGAAGTGATTGATGAGTCTTACACTTCGCAGACTTGTCCGCATTGTGGCAATAGAAAGAAGCCTACGAATCGTAACTACACCTGTAAATGTGGTTTTACATATCATCGCGATGGTGTAGGCGCAATCAATATAAGACAAAAGTATCTTGGATACTTAGGTGTCCCAGTAGCGGCGACTATGGCATCGCCCGTCGGTATTCGCTTAGAAGTCCGATGTTGCTCCGCTTGA